From the genome of Colletotrichum destructivum chromosome 10, complete sequence, one region includes:
- a CDS encoding Putative major facilitator superfamily, MFS transporter superfamily codes for MAGVLTWKSRFGGVFGNKPENADRTEGEHAGIPKWSMGVLNDPKTIEVPGSVLLLASHRNEPLGLRNAPARTSHSSIPTGFPEPVETPTGSRSPAHAAPPAEVEAKTTKDGIILNPQPEESANDPLNWPAWRRDCALLSLGFYCMVGGGMTPLLAAGFTNVAEDYHIETETVSLTTGLYMMGMGLGSVIFSPTAILYGKRPVYLFSAIIFIASSVWAALSPNFTSLILARIFQGISVSPVECLPSATIAEIFFLHERAFRIGIYTLLLLGGKNLVPLISAVVIQALGWRWVFWVVAMIVALCGVLLFFFVPETFWDRTPLPKSRKPSRRPSFGRRQSSRHQVPQVPADVNAAPADNVPQSPHHHKDLHVGFAPDPDQGARGNDDIEKQAGSASDSPNPAPAIRTSGTSGTPTSGSEYFAKAPAIESEKLPTRSSDVNSPPKALAYTHTLRHQPAKSFTEQLKPWNGRLNHDRWFKVMLRPFVLFAYPAVLWSSVVYALSVGWLIVVSESVALIYRNRESYNFDALQTGLVYLSPFVGGILGTAVAGKVSDIIVKSMARRNGGLYEPEFRLVMAAPVAITTVIGLMGFGWSAEERDHWIVPTVFFGLISFGCTLGSTTSITFCVDSYRQYAGEALVTLNFSKNIFHGLVFSLFVTHWLSDDGPKTVFIWLGVIQLIFLFFSIPMYMYGKRARMWTVRKNFMEKL; via the exons ATGGCGGGCGTTCTGACTTGGAAGAGCCGCTTTGGGGGTGTTTTTGGCAACAAGCCGGAAAATGCCGATAGGACAGAGGGCGAACATGCCGGCATCCCCAAATGGAGTATGGGTGTCCTCAACGACCCAAAGACGATCGAAGTGCCCG GCTcggttcttcttctcgccaGTCATCGCAACGAGCCCCTGGGCTTGCGCAATGCGCCCGCTAGGACTTCTCACTCATCCATCCCCACGGGTTTCCCGGAGCCGGTCGAGACACCGACTGGTAGCCGTTCTCCCGCACACGCGGCCCCaccggccgaggtcgaggccaagaccaCCAAGGACGGAATTATCCTCAACCCCCAACCGGAAGAGTCGGCCAACGACCCTCTCAACTGGCCCGCCTGGCGACGCGACTGCGCCCTGCTGTCTCTCGGCTTCTACTGCATGGTCGGCGGAGGAATGACCCCCTTGCTCGCTGCCGGCTTCACCAACGTGGCTGAGGACTACCACATCGAGACGGAAACTGTTTCCCTGACCACAGGCTTGTACATGATGGGCATGGGTCTCGGCTCGGTCATCttctcgccgacggccatcCTGTACGGAAAGAGACCAGTCTACCTGTTTagcgccatcatcttcatcgccaGTTCCGTATGGGCCGCCCTGTCGCCCAACTTCACGTCTCTCATCCTGGCCAGAATCTTTCAGGGCATCTCTGTGAGCCCGGTCGAGTGTCTTCCGTCGGCCACCATTGCCGAGATCTTCTTTCTTCACGAGCGTGCGTTCCGCATCGGCATTTACACATTACTGCTGCTCGGTGGTAAGAACCTGGTTCCGCTCATTAGTGCCGTCGTCATACAAGCCTTGGGATGGCGATGGGTTTTTTG GGTCGTTGCAATGATTGTCGCCCTCTGCGGCGtgctcctcttcttcttcgtgcCCGAGACCTTTTGGGACCGGACGCCCCTCCCCAAATCGCGGAAGCCATCTCGACGACCGAGCTTCGGGCGGAGGCAGTCATCGCGCCACCAAGTTCCTCAAGTGCCTGCGGATGTCAACGCAGCCCCCGCCGACAATGTCCCCCAGTCACCGCACCATCACAAGGACCTGCACGTCGGGTTTGCTCCCGACCCCGACCAAGGCGCCCGGGGcaacgacgacatcgagaaACAGGCAGGTAGCGCCTCCGACTCGCCCAACCCGGCACCCGCCATCCGAACCTCTGGCACCTCCGGCACCCCTACGTCGGGGTCGGAATACTTCGCCAAGGCCCCGGCCATCGAGAGCGAGAAGCTCCCCACGCGCTCCTCGGACGTCAACTCGCCGCCAAAGGCCCTCGCCTACACCCACACGCTCCGGCACCAGCCCGCAAAGTCCTTCACGGAGCAGCTGAAGCCCTGGAACGGCCGGCTCAACCACGACAGATGGTTCAAAGTCATGCTCCGGCCCTTTGTCCTCTTCGCCTACCCGGCGGTGCTCTGGTCCTCGGTCGTGTACGCCCTGTCGGTCGGCTGGCTGATTGTTGTGTCCGAGTCAGTGGCCCTCATCTATCGCAACCGCGAGTCATACAACTTTGACGCCCTGCAAACGGGCCTTGTATACCTCTCTcccttcgtcggcggcatcctcggtACCGCTGTCGCCGGCAAGGTCAGCGACATCATCGTCAAGAGCATGGCCcgccgcaacggcggccTGTACGAGCCCGAGTTCCGCCTCGTCATGGCCGCGcccgtcgccatcaccaccgtcaTCGGCCTCATGGGCTTCGGCTGGTCGGCCGAGGAGCGGGACCACTGGATTGTGCcgaccgtcttcttcggcctcaTCTCGTTCGGCTGCACGCtggggtcgacgacgtccatCACGTTCTGCGTGGACAGCTACCGGCAGTACGCCGGGGAGGCGCTCGTCACGCTCAACTTCAGCAAGAACATCTTCCACGGGCTGGTCTTCAGTCTCTTCGTCACGCACTGGctcagcgacgacgggccCAAGACCGTCTTTATCTGGCTCGGCGTCATCCAGCTcatttttctcttcttctccatcccGATGTACATGTACGGCAAGCGGGCGCGCATGTGGACCGTGAGGAAGAACTTTATGGAGAAGCTGTGA